GGGTCAAGCGCACGAACACGCGCATGCCTGTCGATGGCATGGCGGCCTTCTTCCGCCGCATCCAAGAAGCGCATCCAGAAGCCCCGGTCTTCTACCTCTCCACCGGCGCGTGGAATACCTACCGAACGCTGAACCGGTTTGTGCGCCAGCACGGCTTTCCGCGCGGGCCAATGCTGCTGACTGACTGGGGACCAACCGATACTGGGCTGTTTCGCAGCGGCATGGAGCACAAGAAGGTGCAGCTGCGAAACCTGATCATTGACTACCCAAACATGACTTGGATTCTGGTTGGCGATGATGGCCAGCATGATCCGCTGATCTTCTCAGAGGTGGTCAAAGAGCACCCGACGCAGATCAAGATGGTCGCCGTGCGCACCCTGACCCCGCGTGAGCATGTGCTCTCCCACGGCACCGTGGCACCCTTGGCGGAAGTGGCGAAAAGCGCGCGGGCGGCCGTGCCGTTTATCCACGGCGAAAGCGGGCATGAGCTGATCGAGGAATTCGATAAACACCCGAATAACTAAAAACGAAATACGCCGCTAAGTGAGTACTTTCCACTTAGCGGCGTATTTATTTGTGAAGTCTTAGTTCACGGTGTGCACAATCATGACATCACAGTCAGACTGACGTGCAACATCTGCAGGAACCGAGCCCAGTAGGCGGCCGGTTAGCGAGTTGATGCCGCGGTTACCAACAACCAGCAGGTCAGCGTTGTTATCGTTAACAATCGCCATCAGTGCCTGCACTGGGGTGCCAGCGCGCACAGCGGTTTCAACCTTGGTCACGCCGAGCTTCTCTGCGTGAGCCTTGCCCGCAGCAAGGTTTTCAGCAGCAATGTCATCACCCAAGATGGTGACAGACTCCTGGCGCAGGGTCTTGGATGCTTCTTCCTTGTTCTCGTAATAAGCGCAGCCGATAATCAGCGTGGCATCAAATGCCGCCGCGATGAGTGCTGCACGCTCTACTGCCAGAAGGGACGACTTGGATCCGTCGGTACCCACAACGATGGTGTCATATTCGCTCATGTTGACCTTTCGCACGCGATAATTTGTTGATATCAGTCTAACAATAGAATTAATTAATTGCGCTCAGACGTGGTGTTTACCACGACAACGTCTGCCTGTGCCTTACGCGTTAGTTCCGTTGCCACGGAGCCGAAAACACGGCCACGCACGGAGTTCATGCCGCGGTTGCCGACAACGAACATGTCCACGCTGTAGTCCTTTTCCACTTCCAGCATCGCCTTGACTGGGTCGCCGGACTTGCCAATGACCTCTATTGCCTTCGCGCCTTCCTTTTGTGCGATGGCCGCTGCATCATCCAGGTAGGACTGTGCATCAGCGCGGTCGATGACTGGGACGCTTTCAGAGTCAGGTGCACCAAGCATTGCGCCAGGCTGGTTGTAGAAAGCAGAAATAATGATCAGCTTGGCCTCATACGCGCGCGCCATGCTGGCAGCGGCGCGGACTGCGCGCAGGGAGGTTGGAGAACCGTCAGTACCTACAGCGATGGTGTCATAAGTAAGCATTTAAATTCACTTTCTTGGTCGAGATCGGAAATTTACCTATTGAATTTATTATTGCACTAAATTCCCGCGTCTTTGAGTCCTCTGCGTTCTTTCTTTAGATCAGCAATCTCGTCGCGCAGACGCCCTGCCAATTCGAATTTCAGCTCACGCGCGGCGGCAGCCATCTGCTTCGACAGATCATCAATCAGCTTTTGCACCTCATCCGCCGCCATCATGGACACGTCGGGCTTGTCCACAATAGATGCCGGATCGGACTCGCCGTCACCCTCATTCTCATAGACCTGGTCCAGAATGTCCGCGATCTTTTTGCGCAAAGGCTGTGGGTCAATGCCCATTTCCTTGTTGTACGCAATCTGCTTTTCGCGACGCCGCTCGGTCTCATCAATCGCGCGTTCCATGGACTCCGTGACTTTGTCGGCGTACATGATGACTTCACCGGAGACGTTACGAGCCGCACGACCAATGGTCTGAATCAACGAGGTGGTTGAGCGCAGGAAGCCCTCTTTGTCCGCGTCCAGGATGGCCACGAGCGATACCTCGGGAAGGTCAAGGCCCTCACGCAGCAGGTTAATACCGACGAGCACGTCATATTCGCCCAAGCGCAGCTGGCGCAGCAGCTCGATGCGCTGCAGCGTATCAATATCTGAGTGCAAATAGCGCACGCGGATGCCGTGCTCCAGCAGATAATCCGTCAGGTCCTCAGCCATGCGCTTGGTCAAGGTGGTGACCAGCACACGCTCGTTTTTCTTCGTGCGCTCGCGGACCTCATCAATGAGATCATCAATCTGGCCCTTGGTCGGCTTGACCGTGACCTGTGGATCCACCAGGCCGGTCGGGCGAATGACCTGCTCCACGTACTCACCACCAGCAGCAGCCACTTCATAATTGCCCGGGGTCGCCGACAGATAGACGGTCTGGCCCACGCGCTGCTCAAACTCATCGAAGGTCAACGGGCGGTTATCCACTGCTGAAGGCAGGCGGAAGCCGAATTCCACCAGGTTGCGCTTGCGCGACATATCGCCTTCGAACATGCCGCCAATCTGCGGCACGGTCACGTGTGACTCGTCGATGATGGTGAGAAAGTCTTCCGGGAAATAATCCATCAACGTCGCCGGCGCGGTACCGGGACCGCGGTCGTCCATGTGGCGCGAATAGTTCTCAATGCCGGAGCAGAATCCGACCTGCTCAATCATCTCTAGATCATATTCGGTGCGCATGCGCAGGCGTTGCGCCTCGAGCAGCTTGCCGCGGTTTTCCAAGTCAGCTAGGCGCTCAGCAAGTTCTTCCTTGATCGCCTGCACGGCTTTTTCCATGCGCTCCGGTCCCGCCACGTAGTGCGTTGCCGGGAAGATTCGCAGCTCGTCGACTTTTTCAATCATGTCGCCGGTCACCGGGTGGATGTAATACAGAGCATCAATATCATCACCGAAGAACTCAATGCGCACGGCGCGTTCCTCATAGGCCGGGATAATATCCACGATGTCACCGTTGACGCGGAAAGTACCACGGGTAAAGCCCACATCATTGCGCTCATACTGGATGTCCACCAACAGGCGTAGCAGCTGGTCGCGCTCTACTTCATCATCAATATGCAGCAGCACCGAGCGGTCCAGATAAGACTGCGGCGTACCCAGACCATAAATACAGGACACGGAGCTGACCACCACGACATCGCGGCGTGACAGCAGCGCGGAGGTCGCCGAGTGGCGCAGACGCTCCACGTCCTCATTAATCGAGGAGTCTTTTTCAATATAGGTATCAGTCTGCGCGATGTACGCTTCCGGCTGGTAGTAGTCGTAATAAGACACGAAATACTCCACCGCGTTATTCGGCAGCAGCTGCTTGAGTTCGTTGGCAAGCTGCGCCGCCAGAGTCTTATTCGGAGCCATCACCAGCGTTGGACGCTGTTGCTTTTCGATGAGCCACGCTGCCGTCGCCGACTTACCCGTACCGGTAGCACCCATCAGCACCACATCACGGTCGCCCTCATTGAGACGGCGGTCTAACTCCGCGATAGCCGTTGGCTGGTCGCCGGCAGGTTGATACTCAGAAACTACCTCGAACGCCCGACCGGTGCGTTCAATTTCGCCGACCGGGCGGTGCTCGGACTGAGAATATATCGGGTGTTCTCCTGCAAAAGCCATAACGGCTATTCTACGCTGCTAGGCAAGCCAGGGCGCATCCGAGATCAGTTGGTCCACCTGTGGTTTGAGGTTGTCAATCGCAGCATTGTTATCAATCACAGAATCCGCTGCTGCCAGGCGCAATCCATCCGGAATTTGCGCCTTGACGCGACGCTGAGCGTCTTCTTCATCCAGCCCGCGGTATTCCACCAAGCGGCGGATGCGCTCTTCAGCCGCAACATCAACAACGATGACCCAATCCATCGCGCGATCCAGACCATTGTCTACCAACAGCGGCATGTCATAGATGACGGCTTCAACATCTTTTTCGCGGTATGCATCGAAAAGCTCTTGCGTGCGCTGTTGAATACGCGGATGGGTGATCGCGTTGAGCTTGTCGGTGGTCTCACGATCCACAAACGCGCGCTGCGCCAGCAGCTGGCGGTTTAACTCTCCCGATGGCTCTAAGATGTCCGCGCCGAAAACATCGGCAAGCTCTTGCAATGCCGGTTGGCCTGCGGCGACGACTTCACGTGCGATGACATCGGCATCGATAAGAGGAAAGCCCTCTTCCACAAAAAGCTGTGCGACCGTGGACTTGCCGCTACCGATACCGCCTGTTAAACCGATGATTTTCAATGCTTTCCCTCAAGTCGTGCAACGTGCAGCGCAAGGTATGAAATCTCATCATCTGTGAGCGGATCATCCATGCGCAGCTCGATGATATTGGCCAGAATCTTCGCGCACTCACTCGCGCGCGGGTACGCCTCCACGATAGCGCGGCCAATCGCCGAATGTTCCGCACTTAGCTGTTTATTTTGCTGCATGCGCACGAAAAGATACCGCAAATGGGTAATAAACCTGGCCACGGTGACTTCTTCGGAATCTAGCTCTTTACCCAAAAATTCACCGATTATGGCGATCAACTGCTGGATAAGACCTGTCATGCGGTAGGTCTGCGACAAGTCCCCTGACGCGAAGCCCGCGTTGACCAAATGCAGCGCCAAAGCGATGGCCTCCTCATCTGGCAACGGCGTTTCCAGCTCAGCGTTGACAAGCGCCAAGACCTGGGTGCTGCGGCGATAGTCCTCCGGGTACAAATGCTCCACCTCAGCGCGCAACGGGTAGCTGATGTGGTGGCCTGCCCGGGTGCGCTTGACTGCGGACTGGATGTGGTCTGCCAACGCCACGACCAGCGTGAGCTCTGCATCCACTCCAACCTTGTCTAGTGCTGCAACCACCTTGTCAATGTAGTCCGGGCTCAGCGCCGCCAGCATGATGGCCAGGTGGTCTGGGTCGCGGCCCAACGAAGGCGTAAACACCTGCGCCACGCGCGCGGGTTCAATGTCATCACCGTGGTGAGCTTTGAACCCCAAGCCGCGCCCGGTCACAATAACCTCGTCGTTCCCGCGACGTGCGAGAACGACGTTGTTATTAAATACTCGAAGGATTTGCATCGATAACTAGGTTAGCGTTTTACGCTGACCACTGCCTCGCCTGCCTTGACTGCACCTTCCGCAGTGCCGGCAACCTCAGCCATTGCCTTGGTGTTGGTCACGGTCATGACCACGGTGGAGTCATAACCTGCTTCCTTGATCTTGTCCAAGTCAACCTCGGCCAAAGCGGTACCGATTTCGACACGGTCGCCCTTGGCAACCTGTGGCTCGAAGCCTTCACCCTTCATGCGAACGGTGTTGATGCCGACGTGGACAAGAACCTCTACCCCATCATCGGTCTTGATACCGAATGCGTGGCCAGTCTTGGTCACCGTCGCGATGGTGCCCGCGACTGGGCTGAGGATGTGGCCGTTGATAGGAACAATGCCCACGCCCTGACCTAAGGTTCCGCCAGCGAAGACCTTGTCATCAATATCTTCAAGCTTGACAGCCATGCCGTCTACCGGGGAAACCAGGTCAGCGGTTGGTGCTACTTCTTCCTTTTCTTCAGCCGGAATGATGCCAGCTGCTGCTGCGCGCTCACGGGAAATTTCCTTTTCTTCTGCCGTGCGGTAGTCGGTGAAGTAAATCAGCGCGAATGCTACTACGAATGCGACGGCCACCGCGATGGTGTAGGTCAACATTGGGGAGAAGACCGGGATGGTGAGCAAGGAAGTAAATACGAATGCGTTGGTGGTGACGCCGCCGGACGCGGTGCCCAGGATGGCGATGGTGAGACCACCTGCGAAACAACCGACCAGCATGCGCGGGTAGATGCGCTTAAAGCGCAGGTGAATACCGTAGAGCGAAGGCTCCGAAATACCACCGAAGAGACCAGCCGCCAGAGCAGAACCGGAAGTCTGACGCATTTCTGGGTCTTTCTCACGCATCGAGATAGCCAGAACAGCTGCAGTGGCACCGAAACAAGCGAAGTTCCATGCGCCCATTGGGCCCTGGATGAAGTCATAGCCCAAGGCCTCAATGTTGACCAGCATCAAAGCGTTCAGTGGCCAGTGCAGACCCAGTGGAACCAAGAATGGGTAGAGCATTGGAATCAGGATTGCGAAGACGAATGGTGCGTTGCCGTTCATCCATGCCAGACCTTCACCGATGATGCCGCCGAGCCACACTCCGAATGGGCCGATGAGAACTGCGGTGACTGGGATGGCCACAACCAGGGTGAGGAACGGTACGAAGACCATGTGCACTGCCGAAGGAATGATCTTCTGGAAGCCCTTGTATACGGCCGCTGCGACCAGTGCCATCATCAATGGAACGAAGACGTTTCCGCCATAATCAGGCAGGATAACGTTGATACCCAGCAAAGTAATGGAACAGGATTCCGTGCCCAGTGTTTCATCAACAACACACTGCGCGATCGGGTTTTCCTTCAAGTTCAGGAACTCTGGAGTAAACAGCGCCAGCATGACTGCCGCCGGAACCCACGGGTCAATGCGGAGTTTATTACCCGCGTTGTACGCCACCATCACTGGCAGGAAGTAGAACACCGAGCGCCACATGGCGTCGATGAAGAACCAGATTGCTGCCTTATCTTCCGAACGGGTATCCACCACGCCGAAAGCTTCCATCACCGCGGTAAACGCAATGATCAAGGAAGCGCCAAGCAGCACGCCCAGAATTGGGCGGAAGGAGTCAGATAGATACTCAAACGCGGTGTCCAGCCACGGCATCTTGCCCTTGGACTTCGCACGGTTAGCGGCCTTGATGTCAGCGTCGGTCTTTTTGACACCAGGCAGCTGAATCATTTCGTTGTACACGCTGGCAACATCGCCACCGATAACAACCTGATAGTTGCGGCCGCCCTGTGGGACAGCGCCCATGACCTTCGGGATCGCATCCAGCGTATCCTTATCGGCCTTTGAAACATCCGCCAGCTCAAAGCGCAGACGCGTCGCGCAGTGAGTAAAGGATGTGATGTTCTCCGCACCACCGATGCCTGCGAGGATTTCCTCCGCAGCGGTGCGCATCTCAGTCTTTGACATGAGATGTACCTTCTTTCCGTCTCGGTAAAACACGAAAAGACCTGAGCAGCAATTCACAATAGAAAAGCCACTCAGGTCTTGCCTCCATTACGAGTAACAACCCTGTGGGTGTTGTAGGTTACATCCTAAGCAGAATGTGCCAATAAAATCAACTACTATTCAACGTTTAACTGATTCTTAGGCTTTCTCCAGCTTCCCGCAGCAACCAGAAGCAAGCCCACAGCAATCCAACACAGAAGCACAGTAACGGGCATAGCCACGGCGTTTTCAACGCAATAGCGCACAAGAAAGCACAATTCTCCGTGACGTCATCGGCAGATGGGCCTCTAACCCCGAAAGTGGTCAATCCGAGCAAAACTATAAAAGAACGCGCCCACCGCAATGAAGCGGGGGGCGCGTTGCTTAGTTAGCGGTGAGAATTAGTTCTCGCCACCAGCAAGCTTCTCGCGCAGAGCAGCGAGCTGCTCATCAGATGCGAGGGAACCTGCGGACTCAGCCGGTGCCTCAGATGCCGGAGCTGCATCGTTGGACTCGGAAGAGTAGTTGGAGGAAGCTGCCTCGGTCTCAGCTGCTTCTGCAGCAGCCGCACGGTGGCGCTCGATCTGAGCGGTGTGCAGCTGGAAGCGACGCTCGGACTCAGCGTAGCGTGCCTCCCAAGCCTGACGCTGCTCGTCGAAGCCTTCCTTCCACTCGTTGGTATCTGCGTCGAAGCCCTCTGGGAAGACGTAGTTACCCTGCTCGTCGTAAGAGTCAGCCATGCCGTACTTGGATGGATCGAACTCTTCGGTGTAATCCTCGTCTGCCTGCTTAACAGACAGGGAGATACGACGACGCTCGAGGTCGATGTCAATAACCTTGACCATTACCTCTTCGCCGACACCAACAACCTGGTCTGGAACCTCAACGTGGCGCTGTGCCAACTCGGAGATGTGAACCAGGCCCTCGATGCCTTCTTCGACGCGAACGAACGCACCGAATGGAACCAGCTTGGTGACCTTGCCTGGCACGATCTGGCCCACAGCGTGGGTACGTGCGAATACGCGCCATGGATCTTCCTGAGTTGCCTTCAGGGAGAGGGATACGCGCTCGCGGTCCAGATCGACGTCCAGAACCTCAACGGTTACTTCGTCGCCAACGGTCACAACCTCAGATGGGTGGTCGATGTGCTTCCAGGACAGCTCGGAAACGTGCACCAGGCCGTCTACGCCGCCCAAGTCGACGAATGCGCCGAAGTTGACGATGGAAGAGACAACGCCCTTGCGGACCTGGCCCTTCTGCAGCTGGTGCAGGAACTCAGAGCGAACCTCAGACTGGGTCTGCTCAAGGAATGCACGGCGGGACAGAACAACGTTGTTACGCTGCTTGTCGAGCTCGATGATCTTTGCTTCCAGCTCCTGGCCAATGTATGGCTCCAGGTCGCGGACGCGACGCATTTCAACGAGGGATGCTGGCAAGAAGCCGCGCAGGCCGATATCCAGGATGAGGCCGCCCTTGACAACCTCGATAACGGTACCGGTAACTGGCTCTTCCTTCGCCTGCAGCTCTTCGATGGCGCCCCAAGCACGCTCGTACTGAGCACGCTTCTTGGAGAGGATCAGACGACCTTCTTTGTCTTCCTTGGTCAGAACCAAAGCGTCGACCTGATCGCCGACCTCGACAACCTCATCTGGGTCGACGTCGTGCTTGATGGACAGCTCGCGGGACGGAATGACACCTTCGGTCTTGTATCCGATGTCGAGCAATACCTCGTCGTGGTCAACCTTAACCACGGTACCTTCGACGATGTCACCATCGTTGAAGTACTTGATGGTTGCGTCGACTGCTGCGAGGAAGTCCTCAGCGGTACCGATATCGTTAATCGCTACCTGAGGGGTGTTAGAAGTGGGCATATTAAAGTGTGCTCCGAATTGTTAGGAGATAGAAAATGGACAGAAACGCATCTCTTGTACTCGTTGTATCAATCTCACCGCGCCAACGAAGTCAACCCTCCTATACTGATTGAAACCGCTCGCAGGCATAGACACGCCTCATTAATACTACATCCTTGCTGCAAGCAGTGCAATCCTTGACACGAGCCATGTAACGTATTTTTCATGCGCTACCGCTTGTCTGTTCTTGTTCGCCGCGCCATCGGCTTTTGGATCGACGGTTTTGCCGTCGGTGCAGTCATCCTCATCATCCAGTGGCTCATCAACTTAACTGCCGATGCTCCCCTGGTCGGCCACGCCGCGACCTTGTACCAGATTTACGCATTTTCGCTGTGCTTCTTCATCTACCGCACCGTGGTGGAGGGCCGATGGAATACCTCCTTGGGCAAATGGTCTTTGAATCTGGACATCATCTCCATTACCCCGGGTTATAAAACCGCCGCGATTCGCAACAGTTGGGTGCTGCTGACCATCCTCGCCGCCTTTGGTATTCATTATGTTGAGCCCACCATCGTGGTGATACTCGGCCTATCCATCTTCGGTTTCGCCCAACATCCCTTTGATTACTTCGCTAAGACCATGGTGCAGAAGAAATTACACAGCCTATCTGTCCAGGTAGACGAAGTTTCAGAAAAATAGCAAAAAAGTTATCCACAGATTTTATCGTCACTTTGCAGTTGCCCTTGTTGGTTCCGCACGCTGTTCCTAGTCTATGAAACATGACATCGACCAACGTTTACACCGCATACCAGGCAGCCCGCAACAGCGGCTGGGACCTGGTGGCGGGCTTTAAAGATCGCGTTGGCACCACGCACCCAGAAGTTGTTGCGCGCGAGGACAACCTCAGCCAGGCCGAAGTAAACCTTTTGCTGCGAGTGCACAAGCGCATTAAGCCGCGTCAGAAAGTTGCATCCGAGCTCGGCCTGTCCTTCGACCACCTGAAAATTGTTTCAGTCGCCGTAGGCAAAGTTAATCAGAGTCTCAATAACCCGGGCCAGGTTTTGGAAGTAATGCTGCGCGCCTGTGCGAATAACACGGTCGCGGATGCCGCCGTGCACCTGAAAACCATCCTGAGCAAGTGCAACCGCCCAGACAAGCCTTCCCGCGTCAATCGCGTGAATTTCGCGAAAGAAGCCAACGAGAACGGGATGATTCATATCCAAGGCGTTCTACGCGAGCACGATGCCCGCGAAATCCAGGCACTGGCGCAGGGCTACATTGCGAGCAGCAAGAAGAAATATCCGCACCTGCAGTATGACCAGCTGTTCGCGAACTGGATGATGAAAACCCTCAAGTCCGGTGGCAGCGAGGGCGAGCAGAAGTATCAGCCGATGATCATCATTACCGGTGACCCAAATGTGGACTATGCCCGTGGGCACGTCAACACGCTATCCGGAGGTTCCATCCCGATTGAAGAAGCCGTGAACCTCGCACTCGCGGATACCGGCTATGTGGCGCACACCAGCGTCAAAGATGGCCGTGCGCAGCTCAACTTCATTCACCCGATTATTCGCACTCGTTTCTCCGCTGGCGAGCACCGCCTGGGAGTCATGCTCGAGACCTTGACTTGCACGCGCTGCGGGCGCCCCGCGATCACGTGCCAAGCGCACCACATCGACGCTTATGCCTATGTGCGCAAGAAAGAGCACAGCTGGGATGACCTCGCCAACGCATGTGCCCCGCATAATGCGGCTAACGATGACAATCCCAATGCACCGCCGAAAAATGGCCGCATCATCCGGGATGAAAACGGATGGCCGGGCTATCAACCTCGCCCTGGCGATCCGATTTTCTATAATCCGCGGCCGATATTTTATGAAGGCTGGCGCGGCACTGCCCACGACATGGCTAATAACCAGAAGGGCTAGTGCGCGGCAGCATCCCAGTTGTCGCCGGTTCCGGCAGAGACCTCGAGTGGGACGCGCAAGCTAATCGATGCATCCATCTCCCTCTCCACAATCTCCTGCACCTGGTCGAGCTCACCAGGAGCAATTTCGACGACCAATTCGTCATGCACCTGCAACAGCACGCGGGACTTGAATCCCTTGAGGGCTTTGTCGACGCGAATCATCGCGACTTTGATGATGTCCGCGGCGGTGCCCTGGATTGGGGCGTTGAGTGCTGCGCGCTCGGCGTTCTCACGTGCCAGCCGATTGTCAGAAATCAGTTCCGGCAGGTAGCGGCGACGTCCAAAGACCGTTGCGGTGTAGCCATCCTTGCGGGCTTGCTCAACCACGTCCGCCAGGTACTTCTTCACGCCGCCGAAGCGGTCGAAGTAGGCATCCATGGTTTTCTTCGCCTCGCCGGCAGGAATGGACAGCTGCTGAGACAGACCAAACGCCGATAGACCGTAGACCAGACCGTAGGACATGGCCTTGACGCGGCGGCGTAGTTCGGACGTCACTTGATCGACTGGCACGTCGAAGACGCGGGAGCCGACGTAGTTGTGCAGGTCCTCGCCTTCCTTGTACGCCTCAATCAAACCTGGGTCTTGGGACAGGTGCGCCATCACGCGCATCTCAATCTGCGAATAGTCCGCCGTCAGCAAGGTTTCATAGCCTTCGCCGACGATAAACGCCGAACGAATCGTGCGGCCAGATTCCGTGCGCACTGGGATATTCTGCAGATTCGGATCCGTCGAGGATAGACGTCCCGTGGAGGCCACAGTCTGGTTGAAGGTCGTGTGGATGCGGCCATCAGGCTGCACGGTCTTAATCAAGCCTTCGAGCGTGGTCTTGAGCTTCTGGTACTCACGATGCGCCAGCAGATGATCCAAGAAAGGGTGCGGGTGATTGATAGCCAGCTGCTCAATTTCTTTCGCCGCCGTGGAGTAACCAGTCTTGGTCTTCTTCGTCTTCGGCAAATCAAGGGTCTCAAACAGGACTGTTTGCAGCTGCTTCGGGGAGTTTAGGTTCAGCTTCTCATCTCCAGCCAGTTCACGCGCAGCTTTTTCTTGCGCTGCGACCTGGTCCGCGAAGACCTCCTGCTGAGTTTCCAAGATGTCCACGTCAACCGCAATGCCCACGGCTTCCATCTTGGCCAAGATGGACACCAGTGGGATTTCAAGTTCCACATAGAGCTGGTAGGAATCAATCTCCTGCAGCGCCTTGGTTAACTCCACGGTGAGTTCTATAATCGCTGCTGCGGAGTCGATTCCGCCGGTGTCATCAAGCAAAGACAACTGCTCGCTGGAGGAATCCAGCGTCTTACGCAGGTGGCGCTGATAGACATCGGTGAGCTCATAGGTTCGCTGTCCAGGACGCTGCAGGTAGGCCGCAAGCGCGGTATCGTGCGCGATGCCACCCAAGCTGATGCCACGACCCTGAAGCATGTGGTACGCCGC
This region of Corynebacterium casei LMG S-19264 genomic DNA includes:
- the polA gene encoding DNA polymerase I → MAFRAFYALPVDKFSTSGGQHTNAVYGFMSMMASLVGEEKPDSIAVAFDVGRKTFRTDMFPEYKAQRESAPEEFKGQVTIIRDILDKAGITTLSRENFEADDILATLATQASDMAGFDTLIVTGDRDYLQLVNDSTTVLYPMQGVSKLHRFTPAAVEEKYGLTPEQYPDYAALRGDSSDNLPGVPKVGEKTALKWILQYNDLDNLLDNADAIKGVVGENLRERIEQVRLNRTLTQMITDMDLEVGPQDLAFKPVEAATIAELFDELEFGVNLRERVVDAFPNIAGVVPESDSDVKVTVSEESLAKWLDGKNGVAVFITGDGRPGQGDATSISLVDSAFEGIHVELAELSPEDDKALAAWLESDAEKFLHEAKAAYHMLQGRGISLGGIAHDTALAAYLQRPGQRTYELTDVYQRHLRKTLDSSSEQLSLLDDTGGIDSAAAIIELTVELTKALQEIDSYQLYVELEIPLVSILAKMEAVGIAVDVDILETQQEVFADQVAAQEKAARELAGDEKLNLNSPKQLQTVLFETLDLPKTKKTKTGYSTAAKEIEQLAINHPHPFLDHLLAHREYQKLKTTLEGLIKTVQPDGRIHTTFNQTVASTGRLSSTDPNLQNIPVRTESGRTIRSAFIVGEGYETLLTADYSQIEMRVMAHLSQDPGLIEAYKEGEDLHNYVGSRVFDVPVDQVTSELRRRVKAMSYGLVYGLSAFGLSQQLSIPAGEAKKTMDAYFDRFGGVKKYLADVVEQARKDGYTATVFGRRRYLPELISDNRLARENAERAALNAPIQGTAADIIKVAMIRVDKALKGFKSRVLLQVHDELVVEIAPGELDQVQEIVEREMDASISLRVPLEVSAGTGDNWDAAAH